One genomic region from Epinephelus fuscoguttatus linkage group LG8, E.fuscoguttatus.final_Chr_v1 encodes:
- the LOC125893670 gene encoding kelch-like protein 38, whose product MVFQYKDKEQSSNLLLQLNRLRQENILTDVSLCSDNTEIPCHRNVLVSSSPYFRAMFCNNFIETQQTKINLKGVTFAILSRIIDYVYTGLISISMDIVLPLMQAASMLQYGRLFEACSSFLQEQLSPDNCLSMIRLSEIMNCNSLKDKAKEMAMKSFSDVSASEDLCELSLPELMGYLEDDGLCAEEEQVFETLVAWIHHDPISRRGAISDLFKKVRLRYIHPTYLFQFIANDPLIQSSTLCTELIESVRRLMFSVSTKCIDNTAVEFKPLWVAPRRYSCHDMLVVVGGRKNNEQTSREALVFDEKSEKWQRLAKLPIRLYKASYVALHSVLYVIGGLTTNTKHSQVSATVYTLSLKTNQWRTAEPMLEPRFAHQSVSYLHFIFVLGGLGPDKRLTGSVERYNSMFNQWESVTPMPEAVLHPAVAATNQRIYVFGGEDAMQNPVRLIQVYHITRNMWSKMENRTVKNVSAPAAIADDKIYIIGGYTRRVIAYDTKANQFIKCANLKERRMHHSATVLNNRVYVTGGRHINGHDVIEDSDSFECYDPKTDTWTSKGTLPYKLFNHGSLSLTHVSQTWAKS is encoded by the exons ATGGTCTTCCAGTACAAAGACAAGGAGCAGTCCTCCAACCTGCTCCTGCAGCTCAACAGACTGAGACAGGAGAACATCCTGACCGATGTGTCACTGTGTTCGGATAACACAGAGATTCCATGTCATCGTAACGTCTTGGTCTCCAGCAGCCCCTACTTCAGAGCCATGTTCTGCAACAACTTCATAGAGACACAGCAGACCAAGATTAACTTGAAGGGTGTCACATTTGCCATTCTGAGCAGAATCATCGACTATGTTTACACAGGACTCATCAGTATCAGCATGGATATTGTGCTGCCTCTGATGCAGGCGGCATCCATGTTGCAATATGGCCGCCTCTTTGAAGCATGCTCGAGCTTCCTCCAGGAGCAGCTGAGCCCTGACAACTGTTTGAGCATGATAAGACTCTCTGAAATCATGAATTGCAACAGTCTGAAAGACAAAGCAAAAGAAATGGCCATGAAGAGCTTCTCCGATGTGTCGGCATCGGAGGATCTGTGTGAGCTCTCCTTACCAGAGCTCATGGGATACCTGGAGGATGACGGTCTCTGCGCGGAGGAGGAGCAGGTCTTTGAGACACTTGTTGCTTGGATCCACCATGATCCTATTTCCAGACGTGGTGCCATCAGTGACCTTTTCAAGAAAGTTCGCCTCCGCTACATCCATCCCACCTACCTCTTCCAATTCATTGCCAACGACCCTCTAATCCAGTCCTCCACCCTCTGCACCGAGCTCATAGAATCTGTGAGACGCCTGATGTTTTCCGTTAGCACAAAATGCATCGATAACACAGCAGTTGAATTCAAACCTCTGTGGGTGGCACCGAGGCGCTACTCCTGCCACGACATGTTGGTGGTGGTAGGAGGGAGGAAGAACAACGAGCAGACTTCGAGGGAGGCCCTCGTCTTTGATGAGAAGAGCGAGAAATGGCAGCGACTCGCCAAGCTGCCCATTCGTCTGTACAAAGCCTCCTATGTCGCCCTTCACAGTGTGTTGTATGTTATCGGAGGCCTGACgacaaacacaaagcacagcCAAGTCAGTGCAACCGTCTACACCCTCTCTCTCAAGACTAACCAGTGGCGGACGGCAGAGCCTATGCTGGAGCCACGCTTCGCCCACCAGAGTGTCTCCTACCTCCACTTCATCTTTGTCCTGGGAGGCCTTGGACCAGATAAAAGACTGACAGGCAGTGTGGAGAG GTACAACAGTATGTTCAACCAGTGGGAGTCTGTGACACCTATGCCTGAGGCTGTCTTGCACCCTGCAGTGGCTGCTACTAATCAGAGGATCTATGTGTTTGGAGGGGAGGATGCCATGCAGAACCCTGTCAGATTAATACAG GTGTATCACATAACCAGGAACATGTGGTCTAAGATGGAGAACAGAACAGTGAAGAATGTGTCTGCTCCTGCTGCCATTGCAGATGACAAAATCTACATCATTGGAG GATACACCAGGAGAGTGATCGCATACGACACCAAGGCCAACCAGTTTATCAAGTGTGCCAAcctgaaggagaggaggatgcATCACTCGGCAACCGTCCTCAACAACAGAGTCTACGTCACCGGTGGACGTCACATCAACGGCCACGACGTCATCGAGGACTCTGACAGTTTTGAGTGCTATGATCCAAAGACAGACACTTGGACATCTAAGGGGACTCTGCCATATAAACTGTTTAACCATGGCTCGCTGTCTCTGACACATGTCTCACAGACATGGGCGAAATCATAG
- the fbxo32 gene encoding F-box only protein 32, producing MPFLGQDWRSPGQSWVKTEEGWKKTSADDKNNNVSVESFCKAEEEECFNKENLLLSFSYDMAAKKRKKDLMNNNTKVPYFHREKWIYVHKGSTKERHGYCTLGEAFNRLDFCSAIKDTRRFNYVVRLLELIAKSQLPSLSGVAQKNYMNILERVVQKVLDDQQNVRPIKELLQTLYVSLCGLVQDMGKSVLVGNINTWLHRMENILQWQQQLDNIQINRPTSTGMTLTDLPASLQLNIMERLTDGRDLVSLGQVCPELGALTEDRLLWKRLCQYHFTDRQIRKRLMVSDKGHLEWKKMYFKLSRCYPHREQYSDTLHFCTHCHILFWKDTNHPCTANNPESCTMSLSPQDFINLFNF from the exons ATGCCTTTCCTCGGACAGGACTGGAGGTCACCGGGTCAGAGCTGGGTTAAAACCGAAGAGGGATGGAAAAAGACATCAGcagacgacaaaaacaacaatgtctCCGTGGAGAG CTTCTGCAAAgccgaggaggaggagtgtTTCAACAAGGAGAACCTGCTGCTCTCTTTCAGCTATGACATGGCTgccaagaagaggaaaaaagaccTAATGAACAACAACACCAAGGTCCCCT ATTTCCACAGGGAAAAGTGGATTTATGTTCATAAAGGAAGCACCAAAGAG CGCCACGGATATTGTACACTGGGAGAGGCCTTCAACCGCTTAGATTTCTGCAGCGCCATCAAGGACACGAGGAGATTTAATTATGTCGTCAGA CTCCTGGAGCTTATCGCCAAGTCCCAGCTCCCCTCGCTCAGCGGAGTGGCGCAGAAAAACTATATGAATATTCTGGAGAGAGTGGTACAGAAAG TTCTTGATGACCAGCAGAATGTTCGTCCCATTAAAGAGCTGCTGCAGACGCTCTACGTCTCGCTGTGTGGTCTGGTTCAGGACATGGGCAAGTCTGTCCTGGTGGGGAACATCAACACCTGGCTGCACCGTATGGAGAACATcctgcagtggcagcagcagctggacaACATCCAGATCAACAGG CCCACATCTACAGGCATGACTCTGACTGACCTGCCTGCCAGTCTGCAGCTAAACATCATGGAGCGTCTCACGGATGGCAGAGACCTGGTCAGCCTGGGTCAGGTGTGCCCTGAGCTGGGGGCCCTCACTGAGGACCGGCTGCTGTGGAAGAGACTCTGCCAGTACCacttcacagacagacag ATCCGAAAGCGCCTGATGGTGTCAGACAAAGGTCACCTGGAGTGGAAAAAGATGTACTTTAAGCTGAGCCGCTGCTATCCTCACAGAGAGCAATACAGTGACACCCTGCACTTCTGCACACACTGCCACATCCTTTTCTGGAAG GACACAAACCATCCCTGCACAGCCAACAACCCAGAAAGTTGCACCATGTCCCTCTCCCCTCAAGACTTTATCAACCTTTTCAACTTCTGA
- the prelid3a gene encoding PRELI domain containing protein 3A isoform X1, protein MRKYPNPMNPNVVGVDVLDRSLDKEGRLHSHRLLSTEWGLPAIVRAILGTNHTQTYVKEHSIVDPEEKKMELCSTNITLTNLISVDERLLYRPHPDNPEVTVLTQEAIITVKGVSLSSYLEGMMARRMSANARKDCSSTVRPTFPTTPHKPTGILSILGSSAVGTFTVLHRKLRQMLPKPKGYRAGFKSCGSKSGLCGSMLTQYSITH, encoded by the exons ATGAGGAAGTACCCAAACCCCATGAACCCTAACGTGGTCGGGGTGGACGTGTTGGATCGCAGTCTGGATAAAGAAGGACGCCTGCACAGCCACAGACTTCTCAGCACAGAGTGGGGCCTCCCGGCCATTGTGCGAGCA ATATTAGGAACCAACCACACGCAGACATATGTGAAGGAACACTCCATCGTGGATCCAGAGGAGAAAAAGATGGAGCTGTGCTCAACAAAT ATTACTCTCACCAACCTGATTTCAGTGGATGAGCGGCTTCTTTACAGACCACACCCAGACAACCCTGAGGT TACCGTCCTGACCCAGGAGGCCATCATCACAGTCAAGGGAGTGAGTCTAAGCAGTTATCTGGAGGGCATGATGGCTAGGAGAATGTCAGCTAACGCCAGGAAG GACTGCAGCTCCACAGTGAGGCCTACTTTCCCCACTACACCTCATAAACCAACGGGGATTCTCAGCATCTTGGGATCCTCTGCAGTTGGTACCTTTACCGTCTTGCACAGGAAGCTCAGACAAATGCTGCCAAAGCCCAAAGGTTACAGAGCTGGATTTAAGAGTTGTGGGTCCAAGTCTGGTTTGTGTGGCTCGATGCTAACTCAGTACTCAATAACCCATTAA
- the prelid3a gene encoding PRELI domain containing protein 3A isoform X2, protein MKIWSTEHVFSYPWETVIKAAMRKYPNPMNPNVVGVDVLDRSLDKEGRLHSHRLLSTEWGLPAIVRAILGTNHTQTYVKEHSIVDPEEKKMELCSTNITLTNLISVDERLLYRPHPDNPEVTVLTQEAIITVKGVSLSSYLEGMMARRMSANARKGWDAIEWIIQNSERENVPLCDIY, encoded by the exons ATGAAGATTTGGAGCACGGAGCATGTTTTCAG TTACCCATGGGAGACGGTGATCAAGGCTGCCATGAGGAAGTACCCAAACCCCATGAACCCTAACGTGGTCGGGGTGGACGTGTTGGATCGCAGTCTGGATAAAGAAGGACGCCTGCACAGCCACAGACTTCTCAGCACAGAGTGGGGCCTCCCGGCCATTGTGCGAGCA ATATTAGGAACCAACCACACGCAGACATATGTGAAGGAACACTCCATCGTGGATCCAGAGGAGAAAAAGATGGAGCTGTGCTCAACAAAT ATTACTCTCACCAACCTGATTTCAGTGGATGAGCGGCTTCTTTACAGACCACACCCAGACAACCCTGAGGT TACCGTCCTGACCCAGGAGGCCATCATCACAGTCAAGGGAGTGAGTCTAAGCAGTTATCTGGAGGGCATGATGGCTAGGAGAATGTCAGCTAACGCCAGGAAG GGTTGGGATGCAATTGAGTGGATTATTCAGAACTCTGAAAGAGAGAACGTACCTCTCTGTGACATTTACTAA